The proteins below come from a single Ruegeria sp. THAF33 genomic window:
- a CDS encoding thiamine phosphate synthase has translation MDTPEQPQIYLITPPTIELSTFPAKLATVLDGAEIACIRLALAGNDEDSIARAADACREVAHARDVAIVISNHVLLAQRLGLDGVHLDDGARSVRAARKELGADAIVGSFCGASSHDGMTAGEHGADYVAFGPVGTATLGDGTRAEKDLFQWWSEMIEVPVVAEGGLTPELIGDLAPCTDFFGIGDEIWGDDDPLGALNRLLAAMP, from the coding sequence ATGGACACCCCCGAGCAGCCGCAGATTTACCTGATCACGCCTCCGACCATCGAGCTGAGCACGTTCCCCGCCAAACTGGCAACGGTTCTGGACGGGGCCGAGATCGCCTGCATCCGCCTGGCGCTGGCTGGCAACGACGAAGACAGCATCGCCCGTGCTGCTGATGCCTGCCGCGAGGTTGCCCACGCCCGCGACGTGGCCATCGTTATCTCGAACCACGTGCTACTGGCGCAACGTCTGGGGCTGGACGGGGTGCACCTGGATGACGGCGCACGTTCGGTCCGTGCCGCGCGCAAGGAGCTGGGCGCGGACGCGATCGTCGGAAGCTTCTGCGGCGCGTCCAGCCACGACGGCATGACGGCGGGTGAACATGGCGCGGATTATGTGGCCTTCGGCCCCGTGGGCACCGCCACGTTGGGCGACGGAACCCGCGCCGAAAAGGATCTGTTCCAATGGTGGTCCGAGATGATCGAAGTCCCGGTCGTGGCCGAAGGCGGCCTGACGCCCGAACTGATCGGTGATCTGGCCCCCTGCACCGATTTCTTCGGCATCGGGGACGAGATCTGGGGCGATGACGACCCGCTGGGTGCGCTGAACAGGCTGCTGGCGGCAATGCCTTAA
- a CDS encoding HupE/UreJ family protein: MNGPVFRAILRALNTCALSFIVLLTLHPGSVKAQTAPPTVIDFWVKDDTLFLEVKLNAEAMLVGTDPTQPDAYSGNSKYRSLRRMVSSELEPQIRNFVQVWKQNLVVEAPERLDLSYEGVRIPVVGDVEKVRVSKLLLTAPLSDQASNLRLAWPLHGGAVVLRQQKVVAPYTGFLAAGEISPLIPLRGGASLTTEQTLQTFLAQGISRFVQSPLKPTIVVLTLVMLTLSLRPVMSQVAFLAAGVFVGLGLDMYGVLDLPESLQDQALVASIIILALWNLVARRLQVWRLLAVLAAGCVYGLALASDLTKIGVPPDHLAPAVLGFGVGNLLPVVFVAVVAFACALLVAGGSHRKRGRISVLASMLIAGIGVYWMAEPWLLT; the protein is encoded by the coding sequence ATGAATGGCCCTGTCTTCCGTGCCATCCTCCGAGCCCTCAATACCTGCGCCCTTAGTTTTATCGTTCTTCTGACCTTGCATCCGGGTTCCGTAAAGGCGCAAACGGCCCCGCCGACGGTCATTGATTTCTGGGTCAAGGATGACACTCTGTTTCTTGAGGTGAAACTGAACGCCGAGGCCATGCTGGTCGGTACCGATCCGACACAACCCGACGCTTATTCCGGCAATTCAAAGTACCGATCTCTGCGGCGAATGGTGTCATCGGAACTGGAACCGCAGATCAGAAATTTCGTTCAGGTCTGGAAGCAGAACCTTGTGGTCGAAGCGCCTGAACGCCTGGACCTGTCTTATGAAGGTGTGCGCATTCCCGTTGTGGGGGATGTGGAAAAAGTGCGTGTTTCCAAATTGTTGTTGACCGCTCCTTTGTCGGATCAGGCCTCGAACCTGCGCCTGGCTTGGCCACTGCACGGCGGGGCGGTCGTGCTTCGCCAGCAAAAGGTTGTGGCCCCGTATACAGGCTTTCTGGCGGCCGGAGAAATCAGCCCGTTGATCCCGTTGCGGGGCGGGGCGTCGTTGACGACCGAGCAGACATTGCAGACGTTTTTGGCACAGGGGATCAGCCGGTTTGTTCAAAGCCCCCTCAAGCCAACCATCGTTGTTCTGACGCTCGTGATGCTGACGCTGAGCCTGCGGCCTGTGATGTCTCAGGTGGCGTTTTTGGCAGCAGGGGTTTTTGTCGGGCTCGGGTTGGACATGTACGGTGTGCTGGACCTGCCGGAAAGCTTGCAGGATCAGGCCTTGGTGGCTTCGATCATCATTCTGGCGTTATGGAACCTGGTGGCCCGGCGCTTGCAGGTCTGGCGCCTGCTGGCCGTGCTTGCCGCAGGCTGTGTTTACGGATTGGCACTGGCTTCGGATTTGACAAAGATCGGGGTGCCGCCCGATCATCTGGCCCCGGCTGTTTTGGGGTTTGGTGTCGGAAATCTACTGCCTGTCGTCTTTGTGGCTGTTGTGGCCTTTGCCTGCGCGCTTTTAGTTGCAGGCGGGTCACACAGAAAACGAGGCCGGATTTCGGTTCTGGCCTCGATGCTGATCGCCGGGATCGGCGTATATTGGATGGCTGAACCCTGGTTGCTGACTTAA
- a CDS encoding PfkB family carbohydrate kinase, translating into MTQNTNILCIGSVLWDVIGRSASAMRQGSDVPGRITRLPGGVAMNIAMTLVRFGMTPTLLTAIGRDPEGDELVHACSRLGMVTDHIYRSQDLPTDRYMAVEGANGLIAAIADAHSLEAAGAKILHPLMHGPLGYENAPFEGPIALDGNLTLDLLEEIAQSPAFARADLRVAPASPGKAERLLPFLKHARATLYVNLEEAGILCQREFTDSESAAKGLLDRGALRVLVTDGGNSATIGSSTEILTQTPPAVLVTRVTGAGDTFMAAHIASESGGASSDEALTRALHAAATYVSGETPL; encoded by the coding sequence ATGACTCAGAACACCAATATCCTGTGCATCGGTTCGGTCCTGTGGGACGTGATCGGCCGATCGGCCAGCGCCATGCGACAGGGCTCGGACGTGCCGGGCCGGATCACCCGCCTGCCCGGCGGCGTTGCGATGAACATTGCCATGACACTGGTTCGGTTCGGCATGACACCCACCCTGCTGACAGCCATTGGCCGCGATCCCGAAGGCGACGAGCTTGTCCATGCCTGTTCGCGCCTCGGCATGGTGACGGATCACATCTATCGGTCGCAGGATTTGCCAACTGACCGCTACATGGCTGTCGAAGGTGCGAACGGGTTGATCGCGGCGATTGCCGACGCGCATTCGCTGGAGGCCGCAGGCGCCAAGATACTGCACCCCTTGATGCACGGGCCTCTGGGCTATGAGAACGCACCATTTGAGGGCCCGATCGCCCTGGATGGCAATCTGACACTGGACCTGCTTGAAGAAATTGCCCAAAGCCCTGCTTTTGCGCGTGCGGATCTGCGCGTGGCACCGGCATCGCCGGGCAAGGCCGAACGATTGCTGCCGTTCCTGAAACACGCCCGCGCCACGCTGTACGTGAACCTCGAAGAGGCCGGTATCCTGTGTCAGCGCGAGTTCACCGATTCCGAATCCGCGGCCAAAGGCCTTCTGGATCGCGGCGCGCTGCGGGTGCTGGTCACCGACGGCGGCAATTCGGCAACCATCGGCAGCTCGACAGAAATCCTGACGCAAACACCCCCTGCCGTTCTGGTCACCCGCGTGACCGGTGCCGGGGATACCTTCATGGCGGCCCATATCGCCTCAGAATCCGGCGGTGCATCCAGTGACGAGGCTCTGACCCGCGCTCTGCACGCCGCTGCAACCTACGTTTCCGGAGAAACCCCACTGTGA
- a CDS encoding pseudouridine-5'-phosphate glycosidase codes for MIDIQYSAEVRTAKDAGLPIVALESTIITHGMPYPQNIEVAAQVEQDIRDAGAVPATMAVIEGKLHVGLEQDQLQWLGQAQGVAKISRADMAACISTGGTGATTVAATMIAAHYAGIEVFATGGIGGVHQGAETTFDISADLHELGHTPVTVVAAGAKAILDLAKTLEVLETLGVPVIAHGQDEFPAFWSAKSPLNAPLRMDSADAIAKAHTTRRALGLPGGQLVANPIPAADQIPAEELAPIIAEAQSDADAHRITGKAVTPYLLQRIFEKTEGRSLVANIALVRNNARLAAKIAQALVKQR; via the coding sequence GTGATCGACATCCAATATTCTGCCGAGGTCCGCACCGCCAAAGACGCGGGCCTGCCCATCGTCGCGCTGGAAAGCACCATCATCACCCATGGGATGCCCTATCCGCAGAACATCGAAGTCGCGGCACAGGTCGAACAGGACATCCGCGATGCAGGTGCGGTTCCTGCAACCATGGCCGTGATCGAAGGCAAATTGCATGTCGGGCTAGAGCAGGATCAGCTGCAATGGCTGGGTCAGGCCCAAGGCGTTGCCAAGATCTCGCGCGCGGACATGGCGGCGTGCATCTCGACCGGTGGTACCGGAGCCACCACGGTCGCTGCCACGATGATCGCCGCGCATTATGCCGGGATCGAGGTTTTTGCCACCGGCGGTATCGGCGGCGTGCATCAGGGGGCCGAGACCACCTTCGACATCTCTGCCGATCTGCACGAACTTGGGCATACGCCAGTGACCGTCGTCGCAGCCGGGGCGAAGGCCATCCTGGACCTCGCTAAAACGCTTGAGGTTCTGGAAACGCTGGGCGTGCCTGTGATCGCACATGGCCAGGACGAGTTTCCTGCGTTCTGGTCGGCAAAGTCGCCCTTAAACGCGCCCCTGCGCATGGACAGTGCCGATGCCATCGCCAAAGCCCACACAACCCGCCGCGCGCTGGGTCTGCCCGGCGGGCAGTTGGTGGCGAACCCGATTCCGGCTGCCGATCAAATCCCGGCCGAGGAACTGGCCCCCATCATCGCCGAAGCCCAGTCAGATGCAGATGCCCATCGCATCACCGGCAAAGCCGTGACCCCCTATCTGCTGCAACGTATCTTTGAAAAGACCGAAGGCCGGTCATTGGTCGCCAACATCGCCCTTGTTCGAAACAATGCGCGTTTGGCGGCCAAGATCGCGCAAGCGCTCGTCAAACAGAGGTGA
- a CDS encoding DUF502 domain-containing protein: MNTPFDEEPHRRPGMLSRLRASFLTGIVVIAPVWLTVWLIWSVVGWIDSAVLPLVPQQFQPEQYVGINLRGVGVVIFLIFTVLVGWIAKGILGRSLIHFAESVVDRMPVVRSVYSGIKQISETVFAQTERSFEKACLIQYPRRGIWAIGFVSTSAKGEVSQRAETGGELLSVFVPTTPNPTSGFLLFFPAEDVILLDMSIEDAAKLVISAGLVYPNGKDPTQPPE; this comes from the coding sequence ATGAATACACCCTTCGACGAAGAGCCTCACCGCCGCCCGGGCATGCTTTCACGGCTGCGCGCGTCCTTTTTGACGGGCATCGTGGTCATTGCGCCTGTCTGGTTGACGGTCTGGCTGATCTGGTCGGTGGTCGGCTGGATAGACAGCGCGGTCCTGCCGCTGGTGCCCCAACAGTTCCAGCCCGAACAATACGTGGGCATCAACCTGCGCGGTGTGGGTGTGGTGATCTTCCTGATCTTCACCGTTCTGGTCGGCTGGATCGCCAAGGGCATTCTGGGCCGTTCCCTGATCCACTTCGCCGAAAGCGTTGTTGATCGGATGCCCGTCGTGCGCTCGGTCTATTCCGGGATCAAGCAAATCTCGGAAACGGTGTTTGCCCAGACCGAGCGTTCTTTTGAAAAAGCTTGCCTGATCCAGTACCCGCGTCGCGGGATCTGGGCCATCGGCTTTGTCTCGACCAGCGCCAAGGGTGAGGTCAGCCAACGCGCCGAAACCGGTGGCGAGCTGCTGAGCGTCTTCGTACCCACGACACCCAACCCGACATCGGGGTTTCTGCTGTTCTTCCCCGCAGAAGACGTGATCCTGCTGGACATGAGCATCGAAGACGCCGCCAAACTGGTGATTTCGGCGGGGCTTGTATACCCGAATGGAAAAGACCCGACACAACCGCCCGAGTGA
- a CDS encoding patatin-like phospholipase family protein, protein MKRINLALQGGGAHGAFTWGVLDRLLDEEDIEVAAITGTSAGALNGAAYKSGMVHSGREGARARLDGLWKRMGAIGDMRFANWFRGLEPAAIAQAMEYSVPFSIGDAWSRMVSPYAYGPFYSNPLKPVVDRFNFDEVCADEGPRLFVCATCVRSGKIRVFTGDEISTDAILASACLPTLFKAVEIFDPKSNRTEAYWDGGYTGNPALYPLFNDDLPDDVVIVNINPLERDEVPITPQQIQNRINEISFNSSLFRELRAISFVQRLLKEGKLTAGEMSRVLVHMIADNELMNSLSVATKTVPNPVILHKLKQAGRNAADGFLANHKNDLGQTSTIDLPAMFS, encoded by the coding sequence ATGAAGCGGATCAATCTGGCGTTGCAGGGGGGTGGGGCGCATGGGGCGTTCACCTGGGGTGTGCTCGACCGTCTTTTGGACGAGGAAGACATCGAGGTCGCTGCCATTACCGGAACTTCCGCAGGGGCGCTGAACGGTGCGGCCTACAAGTCTGGAATGGTTCATTCCGGGCGCGAAGGTGCGCGGGCGCGCCTGGACGGGTTGTGGAAGCGCATGGGCGCTATTGGCGACATGCGCTTTGCCAACTGGTTTCGCGGCCTTGAACCGGCGGCCATTGCGCAGGCGATGGAATATTCGGTGCCGTTTTCGATCGGGGATGCGTGGTCGCGGATGGTGTCGCCCTATGCGTACGGGCCGTTTTATAGCAACCCTTTGAAGCCGGTGGTGGACAGGTTCAATTTCGACGAGGTGTGCGCAGATGAAGGCCCGCGCCTGTTTGTGTGTGCCACTTGCGTACGCAGCGGCAAGATCCGCGTCTTTACCGGCGACGAAATCAGCACCGACGCCATCCTGGCCTCGGCCTGTTTGCCGACCCTGTTCAAGGCGGTTGAGATTTTCGACCCGAAGTCAAACCGGACCGAAGCCTATTGGGACGGAGGGTATACCGGCAATCCGGCGCTCTATCCGCTGTTCAACGATGATTTGCCGGATGACGTGGTGATCGTGAACATCAATCCGCTGGAGCGTGACGAGGTTCCGATCACGCCACAGCAAATCCAGAACCGGATCAACGAGATCAGTTTCAACTCATCCCTATTTCGCGAGTTGCGGGCGATCAGCTTTGTTCAGCGGTTGTTGAAAGAAGGCAAGCTGACGGCCGGAGAGATGAGCCGCGTGCTGGTTCACATGATTGCAGATAACGAGTTGATGAACAGCCTGTCTGTTGCCACCAAAACCGTGCCCAATCCGGTCATTCTGCACAAGCTGAAACAGGCCGGACGGAACGCCGCAGACGGTTTTCTTGCCAACCACAAGAACGACTTGGGTCAGACCAGCACAATTGATCTGCCTGCGATGTTCAGCTGA
- a CDS encoding 3-hydroxybutyrate dehydrogenase has product MSLSGKTAIITGSNSGIGLGVARELAKAGADVVLNSFTDRDEDHALAAQIAKETGTNARYIKADMSKGEECRSLIEQAGSCDILVNNAGIQHVSPIDKFPVEKWDAIIAINMNSAFHTTAAALPMMRKAGWGRVVNIASAHGLTASPFKAAYVAAKHGVVGMTKTVALETAQEPITCNAICPGYVLTPLVESQIPDTMKEYNMSREDVVKNVLLERQPSKEFATVEQLGGTTIFLCSDAAAQITGTTISVDGGWTAL; this is encoded by the coding sequence ATGAGCCTGTCCGGCAAAACGGCAATCATCACGGGATCAAATTCGGGCATCGGCCTGGGCGTCGCACGCGAGCTGGCCAAGGCCGGTGCCGATGTGGTTCTGAATTCCTTTACCGATCGCGATGAAGATCATGCGCTTGCCGCGCAGATTGCGAAAGAGACCGGAACCAATGCGCGCTACATCAAGGCCGACATGTCCAAGGGTGAGGAATGCCGATCCTTGATCGAACAGGCGGGGTCTTGTGACATTCTGGTGAACAATGCCGGGATTCAGCATGTCTCACCGATCGACAAATTCCCGGTTGAAAAATGGGATGCGATTATCGCAATCAACATGAACTCGGCCTTTCACACCACAGCGGCCGCGTTGCCAATGATGCGCAAGGCGGGTTGGGGGCGTGTGGTGAACATCGCCTCGGCCCACGGTCTGACGGCATCCCCTTTCAAGGCGGCATATGTTGCAGCCAAGCACGGTGTGGTTGGAATGACCAAGACCGTAGCGCTGGAAACAGCGCAGGAGCCGATCACCTGCAACGCCATCTGCCCGGGATATGTGCTGACGCCGCTGGTCGAGTCCCAGATTCCCGACACGATGAAAGAATACAACATGAGCCGTGAGGACGTTGTGAAGAACGTTCTTTTGGAACGGCAACCGTCCAAGGAATTCGCCACGGTCGAGCAACTTGGTGGAACGACTATCTTCCTGTGTTCGGACGCGGCCGCTCAGATCACCGGAACCACAATTTCCGTCGATGGTGGCTGGACCGCGCTTTGA
- a CDS encoding extracellular solute-binding protein: MSPDFLRPFRSLVAGIATIFVISVAHAESSHGIAMYGDPALPPDFVSLPYANPNAPKGGKAVFGNTGGFNSLNPFLQKGTSPWQLPFWTHESLMGRSWDEPFTLYGLLAESVETDPDRSWVEFTLREEARFSDGSPVTIDDVIWSYETLGTQGHLRYRGLWGKIDSIEQTGPRSVRITFNEPDRELALLAGMRPILKKAQWEGKDFADAQLHDVPIGTGPYVIESYEAGRFVNLRRNPDYWGNDIPFRRGTMNLDELRIEFYGDGSVLFEAFKAGELSAVREFNADKWDTQYNFPAVQRGDVIKTEIPHGKPSGMTGFVMNTRKAPFDDWRVREALMLAFNFEFINDTVTGGAQPRITSYFSGSDLAMQPGPAQGQVKDQLLPFADILLPGTLEGYELPKGDGSARNRANLRKAAGLLAESGWTVQDGVLRNANGDPFQMTFLLQQGDSEMATVVEIYSRALERLGIRVTTEQVDNAQYVGRTSELDFDVTTFRRALSLSPGNEQRLYWGSETADAPGTRNLMGVSSPAVDAMIDAMLASKTREDFTAATRALDRVLTAGRYVIPIWSFDIGRIAHVKELKHPETLPIYGDGPQYMPEVWWYDAR; encoded by the coding sequence ATGAGCCCGGATTTTCTCCGTCCGTTTCGATCACTTGTGGCGGGAATCGCCACCATTTTCGTGATCTCTGTCGCCCATGCAGAATCGTCTCATGGCATAGCTATGTATGGGGACCCGGCCCTACCACCGGATTTTGTGTCACTCCCATACGCCAACCCGAATGCACCCAAAGGCGGCAAAGCCGTATTCGGAAACACGGGCGGTTTTAACAGCCTGAACCCGTTTTTGCAAAAAGGCACCTCGCCATGGCAATTGCCTTTCTGGACCCATGAAAGCCTGATGGGACGGTCATGGGACGAACCTTTCACACTTTACGGGCTGTTAGCCGAATCAGTTGAGACCGATCCGGACCGGTCTTGGGTCGAATTCACCCTGCGGGAGGAGGCGCGGTTTTCCGACGGCAGTCCGGTCACGATCGATGATGTTATCTGGTCTTACGAAACGTTGGGCACGCAGGGGCATCTGCGCTATCGCGGTCTTTGGGGCAAGATCGACAGTATCGAACAAACCGGCCCGCGTTCGGTGCGGATCACGTTCAATGAACCCGACCGAGAGCTTGCGCTGCTGGCCGGGATGCGCCCAATCCTGAAAAAGGCGCAATGGGAGGGCAAGGATTTCGCGGATGCGCAACTTCATGATGTACCGATTGGAACCGGCCCCTATGTGATCGAAAGCTACGAAGCGGGACGCTTTGTGAATCTGCGACGCAATCCGGACTATTGGGGGAACGACATCCCGTTTCGCCGCGGCACAATGAACCTTGATGAGCTGCGGATCGAATTCTACGGCGACGGCAGCGTCTTGTTCGAAGCTTTCAAGGCCGGAGAGCTGTCAGCCGTGCGTGAATTCAACGCCGACAAATGGGACACGCAATACAACTTTCCCGCCGTGCAGCGCGGCGATGTCATCAAGACCGAAATTCCGCATGGAAAACCTTCGGGAATGACCGGGTTCGTGATGAACACAAGAAAGGCTCCGTTCGACGACTGGCGCGTGCGCGAAGCGCTGATGCTTGCGTTCAACTTCGAGTTCATCAACGACACGGTAACCGGTGGTGCGCAACCAAGGATTACGTCTTATTTCTCGGGGTCCGACCTTGCGATGCAGCCCGGCCCGGCCCAGGGGCAGGTAAAAGACCAGTTGCTTCCTTTCGCTGACATCCTGTTGCCCGGCACGCTGGAAGGGTATGAACTGCCGAAAGGCGACGGATCGGCCCGGAACCGGGCAAACCTCCGCAAGGCCGCCGGACTATTGGCCGAGTCAGGCTGGACCGTTCAGGATGGCGTGCTGCGCAATGCAAATGGCGATCCCTTTCAGATGACTTTCCTGCTTCAACAGGGTGACAGCGAGATGGCAACCGTGGTCGAGATCTATTCCCGCGCGCTGGAACGTCTTGGCATCCGGGTCACGACGGAACAGGTCGACAATGCCCAATATGTCGGGCGCACGTCTGAACTAGACTTTGACGTCACGACGTTCCGCCGAGCGCTTTCCCTGTCTCCCGGCAATGAGCAGCGTCTTTATTGGGGCAGCGAAACTGCCGATGCGCCCGGCACTCGCAACCTGATGGGCGTATCTTCGCCCGCAGTTGATGCCATGATCGATGCGATGCTGGCCTCAAAAACCCGCGAGGACTTTACCGCGGCCACCCGCGCGCTGGACCGGGTATTGACGGCAGGCCGCTATGTCATCCCGATCTGGAGCTTTGACATCGGGCGCATCGCGCATGTCAAAGAGCTTAAGCACCCGGAAACCCTGCCTATCTATGGCGACGGTCCGCAGTACATGCCCGAAGTCTGGTGGTACGACGCCCGGTAA
- a CDS encoding helix-turn-helix domain-containing protein encodes MSTQDPKSLIRIARDSGDHTEVEPLDLGARVRELRKAREWTLEQAASQAGLARSTLSKIENGQMSPTYDALKKLATGLEISVPQLFTPPQRDQVIGRMAITRVGDGTAHATTTYEHELLAETLTKKQMLPYRARVRARSMDEFDGWVRHDGEEFMYVLTGIVKLYTEFYEPVEMRRGDSAYYDGSMGHNVISVSDEDATILWVTSLA; translated from the coding sequence ATGAGCACTCAAGACCCCAAATCTCTGATCCGAATTGCCCGCGACTCTGGCGACCATACCGAAGTTGAGCCGCTGGACCTTGGCGCACGTGTGCGAGAGCTGCGCAAAGCGCGGGAATGGACATTGGAACAGGCCGCCAGTCAGGCCGGATTGGCACGCTCGACCCTCAGCAAGATTGAAAACGGGCAGATGTCGCCGACTTACGACGCGCTCAAGAAGCTTGCGACCGGGCTGGAGATTTCTGTTCCGCAACTGTTTACGCCGCCCCAGCGCGATCAGGTGATCGGACGCATGGCGATCACCCGTGTGGGCGACGGCACGGCTCATGCCACCACAACCTATGAGCATGAGCTTCTGGCCGAAACCCTGACCAAGAAACAGATGCTGCCCTATCGTGCGCGGGTCCGCGCAAGATCAATGGATGAATTTGACGGCTGGGTGCGCCATGACGGCGAAGAATTCATGTATGTGCTGACCGGTATCGTCAAGCTTTACACCGAGTTTTACGAGCCGGTTGAGATGCGCAGAGGGGACAGCGCGTATTACGATGGCAGCATGGGCCACAACGTGATTTCCGTCAGTGACGAAGACGCGACGATCCTTTGGGTTACATCACTTGCCTAA
- a CDS encoding class I adenylate-forming enzyme family protein produces MLSIFDQGSPAPCPTPFNLAAHVLGRADHAQDKVALSILRPNGAQDWTYRDLKAAVLGTGTGLLRAGLKPGDIALMRLGNTVDFPIAYLGAIAVGIVPVPTSSQLTEPETAKIIDELSPAVILRDPGVACASHSKQIGLDALKAMRCLPPAEFDMGDPERMAYVVYTSGTSGKPRAVAHAHRAIWARQMMVDGWYGLRETDRLCHAGAFNWTYTLGTGLMDPWTMGATALIPAPGTEITALPALLRQHGATIFAAAPGVYRKMVQGRDRMELPDLRHGLCAGEKLSRALHEQWRETTGTELFEAYGMSECSTFISSSPDHPARSDALGQPQPGRRVAILGPDGPVPKGQEGTIAIHRTDPGLMLTYLNAPDEVETRMQGEWFLTGDQGAMAVDGQISYLGRDDDMMNAGGYRVSPVEVEAALSRFPGITQVGAAAVEVKPDTFVIAAFYTGPEKLDDAALRTYVEANLARYKQPRAFIHLPALPTGGNGKLLRRALPAYFEAPTK; encoded by the coding sequence ATGTTGTCAATCTTCGATCAGGGGTCGCCCGCACCCTGCCCCACGCCATTCAATCTGGCGGCCCATGTTCTGGGCCGTGCCGATCACGCGCAGGATAAAGTGGCTTTGTCGATATTGCGCCCGAACGGCGCGCAGGACTGGACCTATCGCGATCTGAAAGCGGCTGTGCTGGGCACAGGCACGGGATTGCTGCGGGCCGGGTTGAAACCCGGTGATATCGCCCTGATGCGGCTGGGAAACACGGTGGATTTCCCGATTGCCTATCTGGGGGCAATTGCCGTGGGCATCGTGCCGGTGCCGACATCGTCACAACTGACGGAACCCGAAACCGCCAAAATAATCGACGAGCTTTCTCCGGCGGTGATTCTGCGTGATCCGGGCGTTGCCTGCGCCTCGCATTCCAAGCAGATCGGGCTGGACGCGCTGAAAGCGATGCGATGCCTGCCCCCGGCAGAATTTGACATGGGCGATCCGGAACGTATGGCCTATGTCGTCTATACCTCTGGAACCTCGGGCAAGCCTCGTGCCGTGGCCCATGCCCACCGGGCAATCTGGGCGCGGCAGATGATGGTTGATGGCTGGTATGGTCTGCGCGAGACCGACCGGCTGTGCCACGCCGGAGCATTCAACTGGACCTATACGCTGGGCACCGGCCTGATGGATCCATGGACCATGGGCGCAACTGCCCTGATCCCCGCGCCCGGCACCGAAATCACGGCCCTGCCTGCCCTGCTGCGTCAGCATGGCGCAACGATCTTTGCAGCGGCCCCCGGGGTCTATCGCAAGATGGTGCAAGGGCGCGATCGGATGGAGCTGCCAGACCTGCGCCACGGCTTGTGCGCGGGCGAGAAACTGTCGCGCGCGCTGCACGAACAATGGCGAGAGACCACCGGCACCGAGTTGTTCGAAGCCTATGGCATGTCCGAATGCTCTACCTTCATTTCCTCCAGTCCGGATCATCCCGCGCGCAGCGACGCATTAGGGCAACCGCAACCGGGGCGTCGTGTGGCGATCCTTGGTCCGGACGGTCCGGTGCCGAAGGGGCAAGAAGGCACCATCGCCATTCACCGCACTGACCCCGGCTTGATGCTGACCTATCTCAACGCACCCGATGAGGTTGAAACGCGGATGCAGGGAGAGTGGTTTCTGACCGGCGACCAGGGCGCCATGGCCGTGGATGGTCAGATCAGCTATCTGGGCCGCGACGACGATATGATGAACGCGGGTGGCTATCGCGTGTCCCCGGTCGAAGTCGAAGCCGCCCTCTCCCGCTTTCCGGGCATCACTCAGGTCGGCGCCGCCGCGGTCGAGGTCAAACCGGACACATTTGTGATAGCGGCCTTCTATACGGGCCCGGAAAAGCTGGACGATGCGGCCTTGCGCACCTATGTCGAAGCCAACCTGGCGCGTTACAAACAACCACGCGCCTTCATCCATCTGCCCGCCCTGCCGACCGGCGGAAACGGCAAACTCCTGCGCCGGGCGCTGCCGGCCTATTTCGAGGCACCAACAAAATGA
- a CDS encoding DsbA family oxidoreductase: MTQTVKLDILSDPICPWCYIGKTQLDKALANVPDHPFVIEWHPFQLNPDMPDAGMDRREYLERKFGGKDGAVRAYAPVVEHAEKAGLNINFEAMKRTPNTLDAHRLIHWAGIEGKQNAVVDALFDAYFVQGRDIGDHEVLADIADSAGMDAAVVMKLLKSDADREDIRSRDAHSRKMGVSSVPTFIVANQHAVPGAQPPEMWEKVIAEIMSQLEASPAE, encoded by the coding sequence ATGACCCAGACCGTCAAGCTCGACATCCTGTCCGATCCGATCTGCCCGTGGTGCTATATCGGCAAGACTCAATTGGACAAGGCACTGGCCAACGTACCCGACCACCCCTTTGTCATTGAATGGCATCCGTTCCAGTTGAATCCTGACATGCCGGATGCGGGAATGGATCGGCGCGAATATCTCGAGCGCAAGTTCGGCGGCAAGGACGGCGCGGTTCGCGCCTATGCGCCTGTGGTGGAACATGCCGAAAAGGCCGGTCTGAACATCAACTTCGAGGCCATGAAGCGCACCCCCAACACGCTGGATGCGCATCGCCTGATCCATTGGGCTGGCATCGAAGGCAAGCAGAATGCCGTCGTCGATGCGCTGTTCGATGCCTATTTCGTGCAGGGTCGCGACATCGGCGACCATGAGGTACTGGCCGACATCGCGGATAGCGCCGGAATGGACGCCGCCGTGGTCATGAAGCTGCTGAAATCAGACGCCGACCGCGAGGATATCCGCAGCCGCGATGCCCATTCCCGCAAAATGGGTGTGAGCTCGGTCCCGACCTTCATTGTCGCCAATCAACACGCAGTTCCCGGCGCCCAACCTCCTGAAATGTGGGAGAAAGTGATCGCTGAAATCATGTCTCAACTTGAGGCTTCCCCTGCAGAATAG